The proteins below are encoded in one region of Pseudonocardia sp. DSM 110487:
- the pyrR gene encoding bifunctional pyr operon transcriptional regulator/uracil phosphoribosyltransferase PyrR, with product MAEHRRGDPAGASTPARELLGAADVARTIARIAHQIIEKTATGADGMADVVLMGIPTRGTVLARRLAAAIAEFEGTDVRVGSVDPTLYRDDLRRRPARALEDTAVPDGGLDDALVVLVDDVLMSGRTVRAALDALSDHGRPRAVQLAVLVDRGHRELPIRADYVGKNVPTARDEQVLVLFEEIDGADAVRLRKAGEQ from the coding sequence GTGGCGGAGCACCGCCGCGGGGACCCGGCAGGCGCGAGCACTCCCGCACGGGAGCTGCTCGGCGCCGCCGATGTCGCCCGCACCATCGCGCGTATCGCGCACCAGATCATCGAGAAGACGGCCACGGGGGCCGACGGCATGGCCGACGTCGTGCTGATGGGTATCCCCACGCGCGGCACCGTGCTCGCGAGGAGGCTCGCCGCGGCGATCGCCGAGTTCGAGGGCACGGACGTCCGCGTCGGCTCGGTGGACCCCACGCTGTACCGCGACGACCTGCGCCGCCGCCCGGCCAGGGCCCTCGAGGACACCGCGGTGCCCGATGGCGGGCTCGACGACGCGCTCGTCGTGCTCGTCGACGACGTGCTGATGTCGGGCCGCACGGTCCGCGCCGCGCTCGACGCGCTGTCCGACCACGGCCGCCCGCGCGCCGTGCAGCTGGCCGTGCTCGTCGACCGAGGGCACCGCGAGCTGCCGATCCGGGCCGACTACGTCGGCAAGAACGTGCCCACCGCCCGCGACGAGCAGGTGCTGGTGCTGTTCGAGGAGATCGACGGCGCGGATGCCGTCCGCCTGCGGAAGGCGGGTGAGCAGTGA
- a CDS encoding SDR family NAD(P)-dependent oxidoreductase, which produces MGDLLAGKTAVVTGAAGGIGRGVALELAREGAAVLVSDLAAAKAGGEETVALIDAEGGSAAFTPCDVTSAQDCAALVDTAMARFGALDCAVNNAGIAVHKPLAEVTEEEYDRVLAVNLKGVFLGMRAQIPAMVERGGGAIVNIASVAGLMAVPLISPYTASKHGIIGLTRNAAMEYGAAGVRVNAVCPNAIRTPLMDASPPEFVADLIRPQAIPRVGEPEEVGFAVAYLCSDRAAFVTGVALPVDGGFAA; this is translated from the coding sequence ATGGGCGACCTGCTGGCGGGCAAGACCGCCGTGGTGACGGGAGCCGCGGGCGGGATCGGCCGTGGCGTCGCGCTGGAGCTGGCGCGCGAGGGCGCCGCGGTGCTGGTCTCCGATCTGGCCGCGGCGAAGGCGGGCGGTGAGGAGACGGTCGCGCTGATCGATGCCGAGGGCGGGAGCGCGGCCTTCACCCCGTGCGACGTGACGTCGGCACAGGACTGCGCGGCGCTCGTGGACACCGCCATGGCCCGGTTCGGCGCGCTCGACTGCGCGGTCAACAACGCGGGCATCGCCGTCCACAAGCCACTGGCGGAGGTGACCGAGGAGGAGTACGACCGGGTCCTCGCGGTCAACCTCAAGGGCGTGTTCCTCGGCATGCGCGCCCAGATCCCGGCGATGGTGGAGCGCGGCGGCGGGGCGATCGTCAACATCGCGTCGGTGGCAGGCCTCATGGCCGTGCCGCTGATCAGCCCCTACACCGCGAGCAAGCACGGGATCATCGGGCTCACGCGCAACGCGGCGATGGAGTACGGGGCCGCCGGGGTGCGCGTGAACGCGGTGTGCCCGAACGCCATCCGCACGCCGTTGATGGACGCATCGCCGCCTGAGTTCGTGGCCGACCTGATCCGGCCGCAGGCGATCCCGCGCGTCGGCGAGCCCGAGGAGGTCGGCTTCGCCGTTGCCTACCTGTGCTCGGACCGTGCCGCGTTCGTGACCGGCGTGGCCCTGCCCGTGGACGGCGGCTTCGCCGCCTAG
- a CDS encoding aspartate carbamoyltransferase catalytic subunit: MKHLLSVTDLDAAAATGLLDTADRLKQALLGREVRKLPTLRGRTVITMFYENSTRTRVSFEVAGKWMSADTVNVSASGSSVGKGESLRDTALTLSAVGADCVIVRHPASGAAHRLAGWIDRDAEKTGTHTSIVNAGDGTHEHPTQALLDAATLRDRLGGIAGRRIGIVGDVLHSRVARSNVFLLATLGAEVVLVGPPTLLPVGVEQWPCRVSPDLDAELPALDAVMMLRVQAERMHGAFFPSAREYAIGYGLSDDRARLLPDHAVVMHPGPMVRGMEISPAVADSPASTILAQVSNGVHVRMAVLYHLLAGAPE; this comes from the coding sequence GTGAAGCACCTGCTCTCGGTCACCGACCTCGACGCCGCCGCCGCGACCGGCCTTCTCGACACCGCCGACCGGCTCAAGCAGGCGCTGCTGGGCCGCGAGGTGCGCAAGCTGCCCACGCTGCGCGGCCGCACCGTGATCACGATGTTCTACGAGAACTCCACCCGCACCCGCGTCTCCTTCGAGGTCGCCGGCAAGTGGATGAGCGCCGACACCGTGAACGTCAGCGCGTCCGGATCGTCGGTGGGCAAGGGCGAGTCGCTGCGCGACACCGCGCTCACGCTGTCGGCCGTCGGCGCCGACTGCGTGATCGTGCGCCACCCGGCCTCCGGCGCGGCGCACCGGCTCGCCGGCTGGATCGACCGCGACGCCGAGAAGACGGGCACGCACACCTCGATCGTCAACGCGGGCGACGGCACCCACGAGCACCCCACACAGGCCCTGCTGGACGCGGCGACCCTGCGCGACCGGCTCGGCGGCATCGCCGGTCGGCGGATCGGGATCGTCGGCGACGTGCTGCACAGCCGGGTGGCGCGCTCCAACGTCTTCCTGCTGGCCACGCTGGGCGCCGAGGTGGTGCTGGTCGGCCCGCCGACGCTGCTGCCGGTGGGCGTCGAGCAGTGGCCGTGCCGCGTGAGCCCCGACCTGGACGCCGAGCTGCCTGCCCTCGACGCCGTGATGATGCTGCGCGTGCAGGCCGAGCGGATGCACGGAGCCTTCTTCCCGTCGGCACGGGAGTACGCGATCGGCTACGGCCTGTCCGACGACCGGGCCCGGCTGCTGCCCGACCACGCCGTGGTCATGCACCCGGGACCGATGGTGCGTGGCATGGAGATCTCGCCCGCGGTGGCCGACAGCCCGGCCTCGACGATCCTGGCGCAGGTCTCCAACGGCGTGCACGTCCGGATGGCCGTCCTCTACCACCTTCTTGCGGGGGCACCCGAATGA
- a CDS encoding dihydroorotase, producing the protein MIDRSVKDLLITNARPYGEDAVDLLVRDGVVTEIGSGLRAPDDVEALDADGAVLLPGFVDLHTHLREPGGEESETIETGSRAAARGGYTAVFAMPNTDPVADTAVVVEHVRRRGEEVGLVDVHPVGAVTVGLEGAKMAELGTMARSRARVRMFSDDGRCVHDPVLMRRALEYASALDVVIAQHAEDHRLTVGAQAHEGVVASRLGLAGWPATAEETIVARDCALAREAGAALHVCHVSSARTIEVLRAAKAQGVRVSAEVTPHHLLLTDAALTSYDPVNKVNPPLRTGEDTKAMRAALAEGVIDVVGTDHAPHAAQYKDTEWAAAKPGMLGLETALSVVVHTMVEPGLLDWRGVARVLSERPAEIVGLPDQGRPIAVGEPATFALVDPDAVWTVRGAALASKASNTPFEGMRLPATVVATVLRGRVTSRNGEVQA; encoded by the coding sequence ATGATCGACCGCAGTGTGAAAGACCTGCTGATCACGAACGCGCGGCCCTACGGGGAGGACGCGGTCGACCTGCTCGTGCGCGACGGTGTCGTCACCGAGATCGGGAGTGGGCTGCGCGCGCCGGACGACGTGGAGGCACTCGACGCCGACGGCGCCGTGCTGCTGCCCGGCTTCGTCGACCTGCACACCCACCTGCGGGAGCCGGGCGGCGAGGAGTCCGAGACGATCGAGACCGGCTCGCGCGCGGCCGCCCGCGGCGGCTACACCGCGGTCTTCGCGATGCCCAACACCGACCCCGTTGCCGACACCGCCGTCGTTGTGGAGCACGTGCGCCGCCGCGGCGAGGAGGTCGGGCTGGTCGACGTCCACCCGGTCGGTGCGGTCACCGTCGGGCTCGAGGGCGCCAAGATGGCCGAGCTCGGGACCATGGCGCGCTCGCGGGCGCGGGTGAGGATGTTCTCCGACGACGGCCGCTGCGTGCACGACCCGGTGCTCATGCGCAGGGCCCTCGAATACGCGTCGGCCCTCGACGTCGTGATCGCCCAGCACGCCGAGGACCACCGGCTCACCGTCGGCGCGCAGGCGCACGAGGGCGTGGTGGCGTCGCGGCTCGGCCTGGCCGGCTGGCCGGCCACCGCCGAGGAGACGATCGTGGCCCGCGACTGCGCGCTGGCCCGGGAGGCGGGGGCGGCGCTGCACGTCTGCCACGTCTCGTCGGCGCGCACGATCGAGGTGCTGCGCGCGGCGAAGGCGCAGGGCGTGCGGGTGTCGGCCGAGGTCACGCCGCACCACCTGCTGCTCACCGACGCGGCTCTGACGAGCTACGACCCGGTCAACAAGGTCAACCCGCCGCTGCGCACCGGCGAGGACACGAAGGCGATGCGCGCGGCGCTCGCGGAGGGTGTGATCGACGTGGTCGGCACCGACCACGCCCCGCACGCCGCGCAGTACAAGGACACCGAGTGGGCCGCCGCGAAGCCGGGGATGCTCGGCCTGGAGACGGCGCTGTCGGTGGTGGTGCACACGATGGTCGAGCCCGGCCTGCTGGACTGGCGTGGCGTGGCGCGGGTGCTCTCGGAGCGCCCCGCCGAGATCGTGGGCCTGCCCGACCAGGGCAGGCCGATCGCGGTCGGCGAGCCCGCGACGTTCGCGCTCGTCGACCCGGACGCGGTCTGGACGGTCCGCGGCGCCGCACTGGCGAGCAAGGCGTCCAACACCCCCTTCGAGGGGATGCGGCTGCCGGCCACGGTGGTGGCCACGGTGCTTCGGGGTCGAGTGACCTCACGGAACGGGGAGGTGCAGGCGTGA
- a CDS encoding transcriptional regulator encodes MGDYAKALGGKLRAIRQQQGLSLHGVEQKSGGRWKAVVVGSYERGDRAVTVQKLAELADFYGVPVAELLPEGRVPSGSEPATKIVINLERLQQLPADKVGPLARYAAAIQSQRGDYNGKVLSIRSEDLRSLSIIYDMTPGELTDQLIDWGVLPPEARPTA; translated from the coding sequence ATGGGCGACTACGCCAAGGCGCTCGGCGGCAAGCTCCGCGCCATCCGGCAGCAGCAGGGGTTGTCGCTGCACGGCGTCGAGCAGAAGTCCGGCGGTCGCTGGAAGGCGGTCGTGGTGGGCTCCTACGAGCGCGGCGACCGCGCCGTCACCGTGCAGAAGCTGGCCGAGCTGGCAGATTTCTACGGTGTCCCAGTCGCCGAACTGCTCCCCGAGGGCCGCGTCCCGTCCGGATCGGAGCCCGCCACCAAGATCGTGATCAACCTCGAGCGGCTCCAGCAGCTCCCCGCCGACAAGGTCGGTCCACTGGCCCGCTACGCGGCGGCGATCCAGAGCCAGCGCGGCGACTACAACGGCAAGGTGCTCTCGATCCGCTCCGAGGACCTGCGGTCGCTGTCGATCATCTACGACATGACGCCCGGCGAGCTCACCGACCAGCTGATCGACTGGGGAGTGCTGCCGCCAGAGGCCCGGCCGACCGCCTGA
- the carA gene encoding glutamine-hydrolyzing carbamoyl-phosphate synthase small subunit, whose translation MTALLVLEDGRIFRGEAYGARGEGLGEAVFTTGMTGYQETLTDPSYHRQIVVQTAPQIGNTGWNDEDDESRGIQVAGYAVRDPARMPSNWRSRRSLEDALREQGIVGIAGIDTRAVVRHLRERGAMRAGVFSGDAIASDEELVSRVLASPPMEGADLYGAVTTREPYVVPADGERRFRVAALDVGIKFNTPRMMAARGIEVHVLPAATSIEQIEELAPDGFFIANGPGDPATADAPVELTRQVLERRIPTFGICFGNQILARALGRGTYKLRYGHRGINIPVVEHATGRVSITSQNHGFAVEGEAGERFDTAFGSAEITHTCPNDGCVEGLQALDVPAFSVQYHPEAAAGPHDAADLFDRFVELMDGSKS comes from the coding sequence GTGACGGCGTTGCTGGTTCTCGAGGACGGGCGGATCTTCCGCGGCGAGGCGTACGGCGCCCGCGGCGAGGGGCTCGGCGAGGCGGTGTTCACCACCGGCATGACCGGCTACCAGGAGACGCTCACCGACCCGTCCTACCACCGCCAGATCGTGGTGCAGACCGCGCCGCAGATCGGCAACACCGGCTGGAACGACGAGGACGACGAGTCGCGCGGGATCCAGGTGGCCGGCTACGCGGTGCGCGACCCCGCCCGCATGCCCTCGAACTGGCGGTCCCGGCGCTCCCTCGAGGATGCGCTGCGCGAGCAGGGGATCGTCGGGATCGCCGGGATCGACACCCGGGCCGTGGTGCGCCACCTGCGCGAACGCGGCGCCATGCGTGCCGGTGTCTTCTCCGGGGACGCCATCGCCTCCGACGAGGAGCTCGTGTCGCGGGTCCTGGCCAGCCCGCCGATGGAGGGCGCCGACCTCTACGGCGCGGTCACCACCCGCGAGCCGTACGTGGTGCCCGCCGACGGTGAGCGGCGGTTCCGCGTGGCCGCCCTCGACGTCGGGATCAAGTTCAACACTCCGCGCATGATGGCCGCACGCGGCATCGAGGTGCACGTGCTGCCCGCGGCGACGTCGATCGAGCAGATCGAGGAGCTGGCACCGGACGGGTTCTTCATCGCCAACGGCCCCGGCGACCCGGCCACCGCCGACGCGCCGGTCGAACTGACGCGCCAGGTGCTGGAGCGGCGGATCCCGACATTCGGGATCTGCTTCGGCAACCAGATCCTCGCCAGGGCGCTCGGGCGCGGCACCTACAAGCTGCGCTACGGCCACCGGGGCATCAACATCCCGGTGGTCGAGCACGCCACCGGCCGGGTCTCGATCACCTCGCAGAACCACGGGTTCGCCGTCGAGGGCGAGGCGGGGGAGCGGTTCGACACCGCCTTCGGCTCGGCGGAGATCACCCACACCTGCCCGAACGACGGCTGCGTCGAGGGTCTGCAGGCCCTGGACGTGCCGGCGTTCAGCGTGCAGTACCACCCGGAGGCCGCCGCGGGCCCGCACGACGCCGCGGACCTGTTCGACCGGTTCGTCGAGCTCATGGACGGGAGCAAGAGCTGA
- a CDS encoding branched-chain amino acid ABC transporter permease yields the protein MTQALVQGVLVGGQYALFAAGLSLMFGVMRIVNLAHGALAVAGAYLASTAIVALGVPAPAAILLALVVMAGAGWGLQRLVLERTMRSGEFTTPLVTFALSVVIGNLLLMLFGSDVRSIALAGLETASVPITSTLSVGWISVLVFVAAVVILGGVQLFLHRTVLGRVVRAAADDSATAALMGVDHRVVFSAVTAFGLVTATIAGIAFGVQSSFDPNTGVLLLLFAFETIVIGGLGSLWGTLVGGIVLGVSQTVAAAIDVQYSLLAGHLVFLAFLFVRPRGIFPGTWQ from the coding sequence ATGACGCAGGCGCTGGTACAGGGCGTGCTCGTCGGCGGCCAGTACGCGCTGTTCGCGGCCGGCCTGTCGCTGATGTTCGGCGTGATGCGCATCGTCAACCTCGCGCACGGCGCGCTCGCCGTCGCGGGGGCGTACCTGGCGAGCACCGCGATCGTGGCGCTGGGCGTGCCGGCTCCGGCCGCGATCCTGCTCGCGCTCGTCGTGATGGCCGGTGCCGGCTGGGGCCTGCAGCGGCTCGTGCTGGAGCGGACGATGCGATCCGGCGAGTTCACGACGCCGCTGGTGACGTTCGCGCTGTCGGTCGTCATCGGGAACCTGTTGCTGATGCTCTTCGGATCGGACGTGCGGTCGATCGCGCTCGCCGGGCTGGAGACCGCGAGCGTCCCGATCACGTCGACCCTGTCGGTGGGGTGGATCAGCGTGCTGGTGTTCGTCGCGGCGGTGGTGATCCTGGGCGGGGTCCAGCTGTTCCTGCACCGCACGGTGCTGGGCCGGGTGGTGCGCGCCGCGGCCGACGACAGCGCCACCGCCGCGCTCATGGGTGTGGACCACCGGGTGGTGTTCTCAGCGGTCACGGCGTTCGGCCTGGTCACCGCCACGATTGCGGGGATCGCCTTCGGTGTGCAGTCGAGCTTCGACCCGAACACCGGCGTACTGCTCCTGCTGTTCGCGTTCGAGACGATCGTGATCGGCGGGCTCGGCTCGCTGTGGGGAACGCTCGTCGGCGGGATCGTGCTCGGGGTGAGCCAGACGGTCGCCGCGGCGATCGACGTGCAGTACTCGCTGCTCGCAGGCCACCTCGTGTTCCTGGCGTTCCTGTTCGTCCGCCCGCGCGGCATCTTCCCGGGGACCTGGCAGTGA
- a CDS encoding branched-chain amino acid ABC transporter permease: MVSEQAAAATPVARVVRLDRISIAALVGAAVLFVAFAALPFVFAGPVQNALTTVFLLVTMASMWNLLAGYAGLVSFGQQAYLGVGAYTLLVSVRAGVNPFAAVPIAAVVSLAVAVPLSYGLFRTRGAYFAIATWVVAEAFRLLVITVPALGGGEGATLPPTGLDPVLRTALTYWTALAVVTASLLGIWLLLRSRIGLDAAAVRDDEQAAVAVGVRASRARRVPYLVSAAGFGAAGAVLFLANLRLEPASIFNVNYSANAFFMALIGGVGTLEGPVVGALVFYGLQFFLADLGAAYLVLLGLLAIVVMLVAPEGLWGRFSRRTGVVLFPIGYRVRPAGKHERRGP; this comes from the coding sequence ATGGTGTCCGAGCAGGCCGCGGCCGCGACTCCGGTGGCCCGGGTCGTGCGGCTGGACCGGATCTCGATCGCGGCCCTGGTCGGTGCGGCGGTGCTGTTCGTGGCGTTCGCCGCGTTGCCGTTCGTGTTCGCCGGGCCGGTGCAGAACGCCCTGACGACGGTGTTCCTGCTGGTCACGATGGCGTCGATGTGGAACCTGCTCGCCGGGTACGCCGGGCTGGTCTCGTTCGGGCAGCAGGCGTACCTCGGGGTCGGGGCCTACACGCTGCTGGTGTCCGTGCGGGCGGGGGTGAATCCGTTCGCGGCCGTGCCGATCGCCGCGGTGGTGTCGCTCGCCGTCGCGGTGCCGCTGTCGTACGGGCTCTTCCGCACCCGCGGCGCCTACTTCGCGATCGCCACGTGGGTGGTCGCCGAGGCCTTCCGGCTGCTCGTGATCACCGTCCCCGCGCTCGGCGGCGGTGAGGGCGCGACGCTGCCCCCGACCGGCCTCGACCCGGTGCTGCGCACCGCGCTCACCTACTGGACGGCCCTGGCGGTGGTGACCGCGTCGCTGCTCGGGATCTGGCTGCTGCTGCGCTCCCGGATCGGCCTCGACGCGGCCGCCGTGCGCGACGACGAGCAGGCCGCGGTGGCCGTGGGCGTGCGCGCGAGCCGGGCCCGGCGCGTGCCCTACCTGGTGTCCGCGGCGGGGTTCGGCGCGGCGGGCGCCGTGCTGTTCCTGGCCAACCTGCGGCTCGAACCGGCGTCGATCTTCAACGTCAACTACAGCGCGAACGCCTTCTTCATGGCCCTGATCGGCGGCGTCGGCACGCTCGAGGGGCCGGTGGTCGGCGCGCTCGTGTTCTACGGGCTGCAGTTCTTCCTCGCCGACCTCGGGGCCGCCTACCTGGTGCTGCTCGGGCTGCTCGCGATCGTCGTGATGCTCGTGGCGCCAGAGGGGCTGTGGGGCCGGTTCTCCCGGCGCACGGGCGTGGTGCTGTTCCCGATCGGATACCGGGTGCGCCCAGCAGGAAAGCACGAACGAAGGGGGCCGTGA
- a CDS encoding alcohol dehydrogenase catalytic domain-containing protein — translation MRAVVTRRAGTMEVGEVPDPGEPGAGQVLVRTEAVGICGSDLHFLTGELATPPAFGPQFPRVQGHEFAGVIEALGHGCPPELAVGQRIAVHPLSSCGRCRACRIGRENACPDFRLVGVHVDGALAARVTVAADQVFGVGDLPPAVAAFCEPMSIAVRALERGRVTDGERVVVLGAGPIGQAVTIGALDRGARVMITDVAAARLAPAAAAGAEVLDAGVADVVATAGEWTGGDGPAVVVDCTGRPSAIADGVAMVAPAGRVVVVGISHEQVSLPVDAFTRKELDVLGSTVCTAADFAEAVRLVERHREQVSRLVTHRAALADAPAAIAHALHHPGEVLKLVISTEGA, via the coding sequence ATGCGGGCGGTGGTGACCCGCCGGGCCGGGACCATGGAGGTCGGCGAGGTGCCCGACCCCGGCGAGCCCGGCGCGGGGCAGGTGCTGGTGCGGACGGAGGCGGTGGGGATCTGCGGGTCCGACCTGCACTTCCTCACCGGCGAGCTGGCGACGCCACCGGCGTTCGGCCCGCAGTTCCCGCGCGTGCAGGGGCACGAGTTCGCCGGTGTGATCGAGGCGCTGGGCCATGGCTGCCCGCCGGAGCTGGCGGTCGGGCAACGAATAGCCGTGCACCCGCTCTCGTCGTGCGGGCGGTGCCGGGCCTGCCGGATCGGGCGGGAGAACGCGTGCCCTGACTTCCGGCTGGTCGGGGTGCACGTCGACGGCGCGCTCGCCGCCCGCGTCACGGTGGCGGCCGACCAGGTGTTCGGCGTCGGCGACCTGCCGCCGGCCGTCGCCGCGTTCTGCGAGCCGATGTCGATCGCCGTGCGCGCGCTGGAACGGGGGAGGGTGACCGACGGGGAGCGGGTCGTCGTGCTCGGCGCCGGACCGATCGGCCAGGCCGTGACGATCGGGGCGCTCGACCGCGGCGCGCGCGTCATGATCACCGACGTCGCCGCGGCCCGGCTCGCCCCTGCGGCCGCCGCGGGGGCGGAGGTGCTCGACGCCGGGGTCGCCGACGTCGTCGCGACGGCGGGAGAGTGGACGGGCGGGGACGGCCCAGCGGTGGTCGTCGACTGCACGGGCCGGCCGTCGGCCATCGCCGACGGCGTGGCGATGGTGGCGCCGGCGGGCCGGGTGGTCGTCGTCGGCATCTCGCACGAGCAGGTGTCGCTGCCGGTCGACGCCTTCACGCGGAAGGAGCTGGACGTGCTCGGCTCCACCGTCTGCACCGCGGCCGACTTCGCCGAGGCCGTGCGGCTGGTCGAGCGGCATCGGGAGCAGGTGAGCAGGCTCGTCACGCACCGGGCTGCGCTCGCCGACGCGCCCGCCGCGATCGCGCACGCGCTGCACCACCCCGGCGAGGTGCTCAAGCTCGTGATCAGTACGGAAGGGGCCTGA